The proteins below come from a single Parageobacillus thermoglucosidasius genomic window:
- the addA gene encoding helicase-exonuclease AddAB subunit AddA: MSNVFRPKTKESQWTDEQWKAIVADGRDILVAAAAGSGKTAVLVERIIQKITAKEDPVDVDRLLVVTFTNASASEMKTRIAEAIERELDKQPNSLHLRRQLSLLNRASISTIHSFCLDVVRKYYYLIDIDPVFRIADDTEAELLKEEVMEELLEEEYGKADNEPFFDIVDRYTGDRSDAELQEMILAIHEFSQSHPEPCKWLDQLVAMYDVDENDRLEEIPYISWMKRYVKMELDAAKRLVSKALQLANLPGGPLPRAENYRDDLRIIAHLETLLERSWDELYEAFQSLSLSRLKSCRGDEYDPQLLEEANSLRDQAKKKLESLRDNVFSLRPATWLHHMREMKPIVETIVRLVKRFAEMFQARKREKGIVDFSDLEHYCLQILRHPDSADGQWLPSDAALDYRAQFIEVLVDEYQDTNMVQEAILQLVAKGGNLFMVGDVKQSIYRFRLAEPLLFLSKYKRFTADGTHPGMKIDLSNNFRSRAEVLHGTNFIFKQIMGETVGEIEYDETAELKYGAVDYPDSEHAAPELIVIDRNSEEGEESGELDANDLAAAQLEARMMAKKIKEIVSEPLHVFDRKAKRMRRAMYRDIVILLRSMTAAPQIMEEFRAQGIPVYADLSSGYFQATEIAVMLSLLKVIDNPYQDIPLASVLRSPIVGLNENELALIRIHEKKGTFYEAMMSFLHKAADNKEEEMLQQKLRLFYEQLHQWRTMARQRSLADVIWQLYRDTHFYDFVGGLPGGKQRQANLRALYDRARQYEATSFRGLFRFLRFIERLQERGDDLGAARALGEQEDVVRIMTIHSSKGLEFPIVFVTGLARPFNTRDLYGSYLLDKELGFAARFVDPKLRISYPTLPQIAIRQKKRLDYLAEEMRILYVALTRAKEKLYLVAAVKDAQKEIDKWKSTAAEEEWLLPDDVRAAARCYLDWIGRALIRHRDGQRLGDLSHVCREVASHPSVWRITIVPARELHDANQETERLDEQIATALKRGERVPTGGYAEEVQRLLSWKYAYEKETLVRAKQAVSELKRHREIFGENADIMLLHSFSTPLFERPMFMREKTLTPAEKGTAMHIVMRHVDLTVPITEEAVREQIAKLVQMELLTHEQAEAVNVSSIVAFFDTEIGKRLRTASEVHREIPFSLALPAKEVYGDGVGKEGNILVQGVIDCLFADEKGLVLIDFKTDAVNRFAGGWREAKQVMLSRYQTQMQLYRRAVEQIWKMNVDECYLYLFDGSHLLPI; this comes from the coding sequence ATGAGTAACGTTTTTCGTCCGAAGACGAAGGAAAGTCAGTGGACGGATGAACAATGGAAGGCTATTGTGGCGGATGGACGCGACATTTTAGTAGCAGCAGCGGCGGGATCGGGAAAAACGGCAGTGCTTGTCGAACGGATCATCCAAAAAATTACAGCGAAAGAAGACCCGGTGGATGTCGACAGGCTTCTTGTCGTGACGTTTACAAACGCTTCTGCGTCGGAAATGAAAACGAGAATTGCAGAAGCGATCGAGCGCGAGCTGGACAAACAGCCAAATTCGCTTCATTTGCGGAGACAGCTTAGTCTGTTGAACCGCGCTTCGATTTCCACGATTCACTCGTTTTGTTTGGATGTCGTTCGCAAATATTACTATTTGATCGATATCGATCCCGTATTTCGCATTGCTGATGACACGGAAGCGGAATTGCTGAAAGAAGAAGTGATGGAGGAACTGCTCGAAGAAGAATATGGAAAAGCAGACAACGAGCCGTTTTTTGACATTGTGGACCGCTATACAGGAGATCGGAGCGACGCCGAGCTGCAAGAAATGATTTTAGCCATCCATGAGTTTTCCCAATCTCATCCTGAACCATGCAAATGGCTTGATCAGCTTGTCGCAATGTATGATGTTGATGAAAATGACCGATTGGAGGAAATTCCATATATTTCTTGGATGAAAAGGTATGTAAAGATGGAATTGGATGCGGCGAAACGCCTTGTTTCAAAGGCGCTGCAGCTCGCGAATTTGCCTGGGGGCCCGCTGCCGCGCGCCGAAAATTACCGCGATGATTTGCGGATCATTGCCCATTTGGAAACGTTGTTGGAACGCTCATGGGACGAGCTGTATGAAGCGTTTCAGTCATTATCGCTATCACGTTTAAAATCGTGCCGCGGTGATGAATATGACCCGCAGCTGCTCGAAGAAGCCAATTCATTGCGCGATCAAGCGAAAAAGAAATTAGAATCGTTGCGCGACAATGTGTTTTCGCTCCGACCGGCTACGTGGCTTCACCATATGCGGGAAATGAAACCAATTGTTGAAACGATTGTTCGGCTCGTAAAACGGTTTGCGGAAATGTTTCAAGCGCGTAAACGCGAAAAAGGAATCGTTGATTTTTCCGATTTGGAACATTATTGTTTGCAAATTTTGCGCCATCCTGATTCTGCTGACGGGCAATGGCTTCCATCTGATGCCGCTTTGGATTATCGTGCCCAATTTATCGAAGTGCTTGTCGATGAGTATCAAGATACGAACATGGTGCAAGAAGCGATATTGCAGCTTGTGGCAAAAGGTGGAAATTTGTTTATGGTGGGTGATGTTAAGCAATCCATTTACCGCTTCCGCTTGGCGGAACCGCTGTTATTTTTAAGCAAATACAAACGGTTTACGGCAGACGGCACACACCCGGGAATGAAAATCGATTTGTCCAATAATTTTCGCAGCCGCGCGGAAGTTTTGCACGGCACGAACTTTATTTTTAAGCAAATTATGGGGGAAACAGTCGGGGAGATCGAATATGACGAAACGGCGGAACTAAAATATGGCGCCGTTGACTATCCAGACAGTGAGCATGCTGCGCCAGAGCTGATCGTGATTGACCGGAATAGCGAAGAAGGCGAAGAAAGCGGGGAATTGGACGCAAACGATCTGGCGGCAGCCCAGCTCGAAGCGCGCATGATGGCCAAAAAAATAAAGGAGATCGTCTCTGAGCCGCTGCATGTCTTTGATCGCAAAGCAAAGCGGATGCGCCGCGCCATGTATCGGGACATCGTCATTCTCCTCCGTTCGATGACGGCTGCTCCGCAAATAATGGAAGAATTTCGTGCACAAGGTATTCCGGTGTATGCGGATTTGTCTTCCGGATATTTTCAGGCGACAGAAATAGCTGTCATGCTGTCGTTATTAAAGGTGATCGATAATCCATATCAAGATATCCCGCTTGCGTCGGTTTTGCGTTCTCCCATTGTCGGCTTAAACGAAAATGAGTTAGCGCTGATCCGCATTCATGAGAAAAAAGGCACGTTTTATGAGGCGATGATGTCATTTTTACATAAAGCGGCGGATAACAAGGAAGAGGAAATGCTGCAGCAAAAATTGCGCCTTTTTTACGAACAGCTGCATCAATGGCGGACGATGGCGCGGCAGCGTTCATTGGCGGATGTGATTTGGCAGCTCTATCGGGATACGCACTTTTATGATTTTGTCGGCGGTTTGCCAGGCGGAAAGCAGCGCCAGGCGAATTTGCGCGCGCTTTATGACCGGGCGCGTCAATATGAAGCGACGTCATTTCGCGGGCTGTTCCGCTTTTTGCGGTTTATCGAGCGCCTGCAAGAACGCGGCGATGATTTAGGAGCAGCGCGTGCGCTTGGCGAACAAGAAGATGTTGTTCGCATTATGACGATACATAGCAGCAAAGGGCTTGAATTTCCGATCGTCTTTGTCACTGGTTTGGCGCGTCCGTTTAACACAAGGGATTTATATGGATCGTATTTGCTTGATAAAGAACTCGGTTTTGCGGCGCGTTTTGTTGATCCGAAGCTGCGCATCAGCTATCCGACATTGCCGCAAATCGCGATCAGGCAGAAAAAACGGCTCGATTATTTGGCAGAAGAAATGCGAATTTTATACGTCGCGCTAACGAGGGCGAAAGAGAAGCTATACTTAGTTGCGGCGGTGAAAGATGCGCAAAAGGAAATAGACAAATGGAAAAGCACTGCGGCCGAAGAAGAGTGGCTTTTGCCGGATGATGTCCGCGCTGCGGCGCGTTGTTATTTAGACTGGATCGGAAGGGCGCTCATCCGCCACCGCGACGGGCAACGCTTAGGCGACTTGTCCCATGTTTGCCGAGAAGTCGCTTCCCATCCATCCGTTTGGCGCATAACGATAGTTCCGGCTAGAGAACTGCATGACGCCAACCAAGAAACAGAGCGGTTGGATGAACAAATCGCCACTGCTCTGAAGCGGGGAGAGCGTGTTCCAACAGGGGGATATGCAGAAGAAGTGCAGCGTCTCCTTTCATGGAAGTATGCATATGAGAAAGAAACGCTTGTCCGCGCGAAGCAGGCGGTCTCCGAATTAAAACGGCACCGTGAAATTTTCGGGGAAAACGCGGATATAATGCTGCTTCATTCATTTTCCACGCCGCTGTTTGAACGGCCTATGTTTATGAGAGAAAAAACATTGACACCAGCGGAAAAAGGAACAGCGATGCACATCGTGATGCGGCATGTTGATTTGACAGTGCCGATTACGGAAGAAGCGGTTCGCGAGCAAATAGCGAAATTAGTGCAAATGGAGCTGTTAACGCACGAGCAGGCGGAAGCGGTTAACGTTTCGAGTATTGTTGCATTTTTCGATACGGAAATCGGCAAGCGCCTCCGCACTGCTAGCGAAGTTCACCGGGAAATACCGTTTAGCTTGGCGCTGCCGGCAAAAGAAGTGTACGGAGATGGAGTTGGCAAAGAAGGAAACATTCTCGTCCAAGGTGTCATTGACTGTTTGTTTGCCGACGAAAAAGGGCTTGTATTAATCGACTTTAAAACCGATGCAGTAAACAGGTTCGCAGGAGGGTGGCGCGAAGCAAAACAGGTGATGCTCTCCCGTTATCAAACACAAATGCAATTATATCGCCGCGCTGTGGAACAAATTTGGAAAATGAATGTGGATGAATGTTATTTATATTTATTTGATGGCTCTCATCTTCTTCCGATTTAA
- the addB gene encoding helicase-exonuclease AddAB subunit AddB, which translates to MSLRFLLGRSGSGKTTTCLNEIRDKLKEDPKGNPIVYLVPEQMTFQSEYALIHTPGLAGMMRAQVFSFTRLAWRVLQETGGMSRYHINEIGMQMMIRKIVEHRKQQLKLFGRAVDKAGFIQQLHDMITECKRYCVAPQHLREHVKFLEEQGKRPAEKVLADKLNDISIVYEELERSLLNHYIHSEDYLRLLAEKIPHSRYLRNAEIYIDGFHQFTPQEYMVLEQLLIHCKRVTVSLTVDAPYDDWLPNELHLFYLTAKTYHDIRQMALANGIALEDAIILEKNMRHQEGALAHLEAHYHARPAVAFPEKTDSIIVYEAANRRAEVEAIAREIVRLVRDEGYRYRDIALIVRNTEDYRDLVKTIFSDFHIPYFMDEKESMHHHPLIELLRASMEIITSRWRYESVFRAIKTDLLFPVGEDTATLREAMDRLENYVLAYGIKGEKWTNGERWTYRRYQALEGLSVPQTDEEKQYEEKLNQWRDMIAAPLSKLERRMRRAKDGRSLCEAIYLFLEELQIPRKLEKMSKEAEEQGRLMEARQHEQVWNAVIDLFNQYVDMLGSEPVPLAEFAKIIETGLDRLEFSLVPPAIDQVIIAQLDRSRLIDVKCAFIVGVNEGVIPAKAKEDGLLAETEREILQQFGTRVAPGGREQLFYEPFFIYLALTCPSERLYVTYPLANEEGKALSPSLIIKQLADLFPNLQKHVCGNDPLDAEHAEQQAFITVPRATLTYLVAQLQAWKRHYSIAPLWWDVYNFYASDPQWRKQARKAIAGLFYTNAATPLKKEISKRLYGKKIQASVSRMEQFQKCPFSHFVSHGLRLKERDVFRLDAPDIGQLFHYALKIISDRLREAKIDWRYLSKQQCEQLSAEAVEQIAPLIQQQVLLSSNRYHYMKRKLQNVVARTTNVLSEHAKASGFVPIGLELEFGPNGALPPLTFRLPDGTVMELVGRIDRVDKAESSRGVLLRVIDYKSSAKTLNLAEVYYGLALQILTYLDIVLTYAEQLVGKEAFPAGILYFHVHNPIIKSDQLLHDEKEAERKLLEQFKMRGLLLGDVEAIRLMDTQMEEGKWSLIVPAQITKKGAIHAKSSVVSEENFWHLRRHIRHLFQMIGMQIIDGIVDVAPYKLKEQTPCEFCAFKPVCQFDESFPNNRYRLLVPQENHEIVQKLSEGKDFDE; encoded by the coding sequence ATGTCGCTCCGATTTCTCTTAGGAAGATCCGGAAGCGGAAAAACAACGACATGTCTTAACGAAATTCGCGATAAACTGAAAGAAGATCCGAAAGGGAACCCGATTGTTTATCTTGTTCCGGAACAAATGACGTTTCAATCGGAATATGCATTAATACATACACCAGGATTGGCCGGAATGATGCGGGCGCAGGTGTTTAGCTTTACGCGGTTGGCGTGGCGCGTTTTGCAAGAAACGGGCGGAATGAGCCGGTACCATATTAATGAGATTGGCATGCAGATGATGATTCGGAAAATTGTCGAACATCGGAAGCAACAATTGAAATTATTTGGCCGTGCTGTCGATAAAGCGGGCTTTATTCAACAGCTTCACGATATGATTACAGAATGCAAGCGCTACTGTGTTGCTCCGCAGCATCTTCGCGAACATGTCAAATTCTTGGAAGAACAAGGAAAAAGACCGGCCGAAAAGGTGTTAGCGGATAAGTTAAACGATATATCTATCGTTTATGAGGAGCTTGAGAGAAGCTTATTGAATCATTACATACATTCTGAAGACTATTTGCGATTGCTTGCTGAAAAAATCCCGCACTCCCGCTATTTGCGGAATGCGGAAATTTATATTGACGGGTTTCATCAATTTACGCCGCAGGAGTATATGGTGCTTGAACAGCTGCTTATTCATTGCAAGCGCGTCACTGTTTCATTAACGGTGGATGCCCCGTACGACGATTGGCTGCCAAATGAGCTACATTTATTTTATTTAACTGCGAAAACGTATCATGATATTCGCCAAATGGCGTTGGCAAACGGAATCGCACTGGAAGATGCCATCATTCTCGAAAAAAATATGCGACATCAAGAAGGGGCGCTTGCCCATCTGGAAGCGCATTATCATGCCCGCCCCGCCGTCGCTTTCCCGGAAAAAACGGATTCCATCATCGTATATGAAGCGGCAAACCGCCGCGCGGAAGTCGAAGCGATTGCCCGCGAAATCGTCCGCCTTGTTCGTGACGAAGGATATCGTTACCGCGATATCGCTTTGATTGTCCGCAATACGGAAGATTATCGTGATTTAGTGAAAACCATTTTTTCTGATTTTCATATTCCTTATTTTATGGATGAAAAAGAGTCGATGCACCACCATCCGCTTATTGAGTTGCTGCGGGCCAGCATGGAAATTATAACATCGCGCTGGCGCTACGAATCGGTGTTTCGTGCCATTAAAACCGATTTACTATTTCCAGTGGGAGAAGATACCGCTACGCTGCGCGAAGCGATGGACCGGCTGGAAAACTATGTTCTTGCATACGGGATTAAAGGGGAAAAGTGGACGAATGGCGAACGGTGGACATATCGCCGCTACCAAGCGTTGGAAGGGCTATCCGTCCCGCAAACAGATGAGGAAAAGCAATATGAAGAAAAATTGAATCAATGGCGCGATATGATTGCAGCACCGCTTTCAAAGCTAGAACGCCGCATGCGCAGAGCGAAAGACGGCAGGAGCCTTTGCGAAGCGATTTATTTGTTTTTAGAAGAATTGCAAATTCCTAGAAAGCTAGAGAAAATGAGCAAGGAAGCGGAAGAACAAGGAAGGCTGATGGAAGCGCGGCAGCATGAGCAAGTATGGAATGCGGTGATTGATTTATTCAATCAATATGTCGATATGTTAGGAAGCGAGCCGGTCCCGCTGGCGGAGTTTGCGAAAATTATCGAAACGGGGCTTGACCGCCTTGAGTTTTCGCTCGTTCCGCCTGCGATCGACCAAGTGATTATCGCCCAATTAGACCGCTCGCGGCTTATTGATGTCAAATGCGCGTTTATTGTTGGCGTAAATGAAGGGGTCATCCCGGCGAAAGCGAAAGAAGACGGATTGCTCGCCGAAACGGAACGAGAGATTTTGCAGCAGTTTGGAACGAGAGTCGCGCCGGGGGGAAGAGAACAGCTGTTTTATGAACCGTTTTTCATTTATTTAGCATTAACGTGCCCAAGCGAACGCCTGTATGTGACATATCCGCTGGCAAACGAAGAAGGAAAGGCGCTCTCGCCTTCGCTCATTATTAAGCAGCTTGCCGATTTATTCCCGAATTTACAAAAGCATGTTTGCGGTAATGATCCGCTTGATGCGGAGCATGCGGAACAACAAGCATTTATCACCGTTCCGCGGGCGACGCTGACATATCTTGTGGCGCAGCTGCAAGCATGGAAGCGGCATTATTCGATTGCGCCGCTTTGGTGGGATGTATATAACTTTTACGCAAGCGATCCGCAATGGAGAAAGCAGGCGCGCAAAGCGATTGCCGGGCTGTTTTATACGAATGCGGCAACGCCGCTGAAAAAAGAAATAAGCAAGCGGCTGTACGGAAAAAAAATTCAGGCGAGCGTATCGCGCATGGAGCAGTTTCAAAAATGCCCGTTTTCCCACTTTGTTTCTCATGGATTGCGGCTGAAGGAGCGGGATGTTTTTCGGCTTGATGCTCCTGATATCGGGCAGCTGTTTCACTACGCCCTGAAAATCATTTCCGACCGCCTCCGTGAAGCAAAAATAGATTGGCGCTATTTGTCCAAACAACAATGTGAACAGTTGTCAGCCGAAGCAGTAGAACAAATTGCGCCGCTCATTCAGCAGCAAGTGCTGCTCAGCTCCAATCGTTACCATTATATGAAGCGGAAGCTGCAGAACGTTGTTGCGCGGACGACAAACGTATTAAGTGAGCACGCCAAGGCAAGCGGCTTTGTGCCGATAGGCCTCGAGCTGGAATTTGGGCCAAACGGCGCACTTCCGCCGCTTACGTTCCGCCTTCCGGACGGAACGGTAATGGAGCTTGTCGGACGCATCGATCGCGTTGATAAAGCGGAAAGTTCGAGAGGAGTGCTGCTGCGTGTCATTGACTATAAATCAAGCGCCAAAACGCTCAATTTAGCAGAAGTGTACTATGGTCTGGCGCTGCAAATTCTCACTTACTTAGACATTGTGCTCACATATGCGGAACAGCTGGTCGGCAAAGAAGCTTTTCCGGCCGGAATTCTTTATTTCCATGTGCACAATCCGATTATTAAAAGCGACCAGCTCCTTCATGATGAAAAAGAAGCGGAACGGAAGCTGCTGGAACAATTTAAAATGCGCGGTCTTTTGCTTGGGGATGTGGAAGCAATCCGCTTGATGGACACGCAAATGGAGGAAGGAAAATGGTCGTTGATCGTTCCGGCGCAAATTACGAAAAAAGGGGCGATTCACGCCAAATCTTCTGTCGTCAGCGAGGAGAATTTTTGGCATCTCCGCCGGCACATCCGGCATCTGTTTCAAATGATCGGCATGCAAATTATCGATGGAATCGTTGATGTTGCACCATACAAGCTGAAAGAGCAGACGCCTTGCGAGTTTTGTGCGTTTAAGCCAGTTTGCCAGTTTGACGAATCGTTTCCAAACAATCGCTATCGCCTGTTAGTTCCGCAAGAAAATCATGAAATTGTGCAAAAATTATCGGAAGGGAAGGACTTCGATGAGTAA
- a CDS encoding exonuclease SbcCD subunit D: MRILHTADWHLGRTLEGRSRLPEQEQFIDELADIVEKEKIDVVLMAGDVFDSVNPPAAAEQLFYESLARLSDKGKRPVAVIAGNHDHPERISAAAKLVADYGILLIGWPDTAVYRIEVPARNEAMMLAPLPYPSESRLAELLSKEHSEISLRDRYDERIRHLFATMAASFSEKTVNVAMSHIYVAGGSTSDSERPIEVGGAYTVSAASLPKQAQYVALGHLHRPQDVKRAETAARYSGSPLAYSFSEAGYAKSVTIVDVKPGETAAVSEIPLSSGKPLVRWRATEGIAQVYRWCEEGKDASAWIDLEIHLSQPLSMEEIYRLRKLHSGFVHIRPVFPEKEEHIESDRREQLSLEEMFRRFYERQTGGGKADDELVRLFLELVTEQEEEGETEE, from the coding sequence ATGCGCATTTTACATACAGCCGACTGGCATTTAGGAAGAACGCTGGAAGGGAGAAGCCGGCTGCCGGAACAGGAGCAATTTATCGATGAACTTGCCGACATCGTCGAAAAAGAAAAAATTGATGTCGTGCTTATGGCGGGAGATGTGTTCGATTCTGTCAACCCGCCGGCGGCAGCTGAGCAATTGTTTTATGAAAGTCTCGCCCGCCTTTCCGATAAAGGAAAACGGCCCGTCGCCGTTATTGCCGGCAACCATGATCATCCTGAGCGGATTAGCGCTGCCGCGAAATTAGTAGCCGATTATGGAATCCTTTTGATCGGCTGGCCGGATACGGCGGTCTACCGCATCGAAGTGCCGGCGCGAAACGAAGCGATGATGCTCGCTCCGCTCCCGTATCCTTCGGAATCCCGTTTAGCGGAGCTGCTGTCCAAAGAACATTCGGAAATTTCTTTGCGCGACCGATACGACGAGCGGATTCGCCATTTGTTTGCGACGATGGCTGCTTCGTTTTCGGAAAAGACGGTAAACGTAGCCATGAGCCATATTTATGTCGCGGGGGGAAGCACATCCGATTCAGAGCGGCCGATTGAGGTCGGAGGCGCCTACACGGTGTCTGCCGCTAGTTTGCCAAAACAAGCCCAGTATGTCGCGCTCGGCCATTTGCATCGGCCGCAAGATGTTAAACGAGCGGAGACAGCGGCGCGCTATTCCGGCTCCCCGCTTGCCTATAGCTTTTCCGAAGCAGGATACGCCAAATCGGTTACGATTGTCGATGTAAAACCAGGGGAAACGGCGGCGGTTTCCGAAATTCCGTTGTCGTCTGGCAAACCGCTAGTAAGATGGCGGGCGACAGAAGGGATTGCCCAAGTATATCGCTGGTGCGAGGAAGGAAAAGACGCATCTGCATGGATCGATTTAGAAATTCACCTTTCACAGCCGTTATCGATGGAAGAAATTTACCGGTTGCGCAAGCTTCATTCTGGTTTTGTTCATATTCGTCCAGTCTTTCCAGAAAAAGAAGAGCATATCGAGAGTGACAGACGAGAGCAATTATCATTGGAAGAGATGTTCCGCCGTTTTTATGAACGCCAAACAGGCGGCGGCAAAGCGGATGACGAGCTTGTCCGCTTGTTTTTAGAATTAGTGACGGAACAGGAAGAAGAGGGGGAGACGGAAGAGTGA
- the lepB gene encoding signal peptidase I, with product MGEKRRRKLFLFGSILTLILILRFLCFTNYMVEGKSMMPTLQEGNLLIVNKLSYQIGDIHRFDVIVFHANKKEDYVKRVIGLPGEQIEYKNDVLYINGKKIAEPYLQPYKQKWGGGKLTGDFTLEELTGKKRVPKGCIFVLGDNRLSSWDSRHFGFVKISQVVGKVDLRYWPVRQFSVRF from the coding sequence ATGGGCGAAAAGAGACGGCGCAAGTTATTTCTTTTTGGAAGTATACTCACACTTATTTTGATATTGCGCTTTCTTTGCTTCACCAACTATATGGTCGAGGGAAAATCGATGATGCCGACATTGCAGGAAGGAAATTTGCTCATTGTCAATAAACTAAGCTATCAAATCGGCGATATTCATCGCTTTGATGTCATTGTCTTTCACGCCAATAAAAAAGAAGATTATGTGAAGCGTGTGATTGGGCTGCCTGGCGAGCAAATTGAATATAAAAATGATGTGCTGTATATTAACGGAAAGAAAATCGCCGAACCATATTTGCAGCCATATAAACAAAAATGGGGCGGCGGAAAGCTGACAGGAGATTTTACGCTAGAAGAACTTACGGGGAAAAAAAGAGTGCCGAAGGGATGTATCTTTGTCCTTGGCGATAACCGGTTAAGCAGCTGGGACAGCCGGCATTTTGGCTTTGTCAAAATAAGCCAAGTAGTTGGAAAAGTCGATTTGCGCTATTGGCCTGTCCGGCAATTTTCCGTTCGGTTTTAA